A stretch of the Chroogloeocystis siderophila 5.2 s.c.1 genome encodes the following:
- a CDS encoding GDP-L-fucose synthase family protein, with product MTALDLKDKRILVTGGAGFLGRQVIEQLHCAGAEPQKITVTRSQECDLRTLENCQRAVDQQDIVIHLAAHVGGIGLNQVKPAELFYDNLMMGAQLIHAAYQAGVEKFVCVGTICAYPKFTPVPFKEDDLWNGYPEETNAPYGVAKKALLVQLQAYRQQYDFNGIYLLPVNLYGPEDNFNPKSSHVIPALIRKVYEAQQKGDKEIRVWGDGSPTREFLYSQDAARGIVMGTVAYNEPEPVNLGTGYEISIRDLITLICELMEFDGKIVYETDKPNGQPRRCLDTERAKQKFGFTAQVDFKKGLKNTIDWYRQHAS from the coding sequence ATGACAGCCTTAGATTTAAAAGACAAACGCATTCTTGTCACGGGTGGGGCTGGGTTCTTGGGTCGTCAAGTCATTGAGCAATTGCATTGTGCAGGAGCCGAACCGCAAAAAATTACAGTAACGCGATCGCAAGAATGTGACTTACGCACTTTAGAAAATTGCCAACGCGCAGTCGATCAGCAAGATATCGTCATTCACCTCGCAGCACATGTTGGTGGCATTGGTTTAAATCAAGTCAAACCAGCAGAACTTTTTTATGATAATTTAATGATGGGCGCGCAGTTAATTCACGCTGCGTATCAAGCTGGCGTAGAAAAATTCGTTTGTGTCGGCACAATCTGTGCTTATCCTAAATTTACACCAGTACCCTTCAAAGAAGACGACCTTTGGAATGGCTATCCAGAAGAAACAAATGCGCCCTATGGTGTAGCAAAAAAAGCGCTTTTAGTTCAACTTCAAGCCTACAGGCAACAATACGACTTTAATGGTATTTACTTACTGCCAGTAAACTTGTACGGTCCAGAAGATAACTTTAATCCTAAAAGTTCTCATGTGATTCCTGCACTAATTCGTAAGGTTTACGAAGCTCAACAAAAAGGTGACAAAGAAATTCGCGTGTGGGGTGACGGTAGTCCTACGCGCGAGTTTCTCTATTCCCAAGATGCAGCACGGGGCATCGTTATGGGAACTGTCGCTTACAATGAGCCTGAACCTGTTAACTTAGGTACCGGCTATGAGATCTCCATCCGTGACTTGATTACTTTGATTTGCGAACTGATGGAGTTTGACGGCAAAATTGTTTACGAAACCGATAAACCCAACGGTCAACCGCGTCGTTGTTTAGATACAGAACGAGCCAAGCAAAAATTCGGCTTCACGGCTCAAGTTGATTTTAAAAAAGGACTCAAA
- the gmd gene encoding GDP-mannose 4,6-dehydratase has translation MTQRKRALITGITGQDGSYLSEFLLEQGYEVHGIIRRTSTFNTDRIDHIYEDPHKEGVKLLLHYGDLTDGTTLRRILEETQPTEIYNLGAQSHVRVSFDSPEYTVDSVAMGTLRLLEAIRDYQQRTGIEVRFYQAGSSEMFGLVQEVPQKETTPFYPRSPYACAKVYAHWQTLNYRESYGLFACNGILFNHESPRRGETFVTRKITRAVARIVAGKQKKIYMGNLDAKRDWGYAKDYVRAMWLMLQQPEPDDYVVATGETHSVREFLDLAFGYVNLNWQDYVEFDDRYLRPAEVELLIGDPTKAKQKLGWQPSVTFEQLVALMVEADLKALGQESPNGNGAQVVQDLATIRQELGSLHF, from the coding sequence ATGACGCAACGCAAGCGAGCGCTAATTACAGGAATTACAGGTCAAGATGGCTCCTATCTGAGTGAGTTTTTACTTGAACAAGGATATGAAGTTCACGGCATTATCCGGCGGACATCAACATTCAACACTGACCGGATCGATCATATCTACGAAGACCCACACAAAGAGGGAGTCAAGTTACTTTTACACTATGGCGATCTTACCGATGGCACAACGCTGCGACGGATTCTAGAAGAAACTCAGCCGACCGAAATCTATAACCTCGGCGCACAATCACACGTACGCGTGAGCTTTGATTCACCTGAATATACTGTAGACTCAGTGGCGATGGGTACGCTGCGGCTGCTCGAAGCAATTCGCGATTATCAACAGCGTACAGGAATCGAAGTCCGCTTCTACCAAGCCGGTTCGTCAGAAATGTTTGGTTTGGTGCAAGAAGTTCCCCAGAAAGAAACCACACCATTTTACCCGCGCAGTCCCTATGCTTGTGCGAAAGTCTATGCACATTGGCAAACACTCAACTACCGTGAATCCTATGGTTTGTTCGCGTGTAATGGCATTTTGTTTAACCACGAATCGCCACGCCGTGGAGAAACCTTTGTCACGCGCAAAATTACGCGGGCAGTAGCGCGAATCGTTGCAGGAAAGCAAAAGAAAATCTACATGGGCAATCTCGATGCTAAACGCGATTGGGGCTATGCGAAAGACTACGTACGCGCAATGTGGTTGATGCTACAGCAGCCCGAACCCGACGATTATGTGGTTGCGACTGGAGAAACGCACTCGGTACGCGAATTTCTTGATTTAGCATTTGGCTATGTCAATCTCAATTGGCAAGATTATGTCGAGTTTGACGATCGTTATCTGCGACCCGCAGAAGTTGAGTTATTGATTGGCGATCCGACAAAAGCTAAACAAAAACTAGGTTGGCAACCATCCGTTACATTTGAGCAGTTAGTCGCACTGATGGTAGAAGCTGATTTAAAAGCATTAGGTCAAGAGTCGCCTAATGGTAATGGTGCGCAAGTTGTTCAGGATTTAGCTACGATTCGTCAAGAGTTGGGTAGTCTACACTTTTAG